One genomic window of Limanda limanda chromosome 16, fLimLim1.1, whole genome shotgun sequence includes the following:
- the cobll1b gene encoding cordon-bleu protein-like 1b isoform X3: MDQKEDLIDKDLSLVVVLPGGIEKMTTVHGSKPLMDLLVTLCATYHLNPSSHTLELVTANRNNIKLKPNALIGTLDAEKIILKPKGEDKNKKASPQMPEATVRMVINYRKTQKTILRVNPRVPLVELLPAICEKCEFAQETTVLLRDLLSLVPLDLTNSLNDYALREVYARDTKGIPGSPVCPALPAHTGMVMPGKAKNQKEKENKGLFSKFRKSKKNSDQATTASAPASPVLVSKPRPLSMALPSTNTSPLSSPLSPSDGPKKRRAPLPPVFSFQSGASDLSARRRINSEPNTQVDGDQIDYVSEVNAVMQAAGLSRGSSSESSLKRTKRKAPPPPKSPGAVVPEMAPLDENVQGGAAANTLEEIMEQEETTPPVMTATAGDAQGEDGSLSASADVSLQSPAADPEIPDPVPMESSEEDQTRDLSSDGNQLQGTVDIPATVSDVTTTADTVSSELADTNDGPGRVETVIQQPICEESTAQSVEGDGRTEAVNVSPPVMQEAEAQASVQANTETLGEQADSLESPVAISTSRPAGEDTEVQTDFTPFPPPPPPHTEEVPSVADPPCVESSGKQEMASLTEEVDLPDLERRALSDIPETSSPQESEPSAPAATKAANIYATDSEPKPKPSNELTRDYIPKVGMTTYTIVPQKSLEKLRYFEVALTLELPPPAPEEGLDIGSLQLEESTAPGDQTADSKEKGELHPTAPREDLLTSTATAHDTVIGGAPESAPSPEKIPSLANGASQTGSPTEVKEMKIPPATKPKPGSFRLPQHKKTPGYYVTSAAEKIISTSPGYGQREAPGGVDRAVSLPPPPSPPVQCQEETTGTSNVQLSPNGEDKNAAIMRMTRQSSLPSKEPSLGMSLEKLRSFAAARPYAPVSPSRFAQAVTSAVKRSRSLSHGPKSPQSPPISPITNRPAAVETKASSQLKDEENKDSDKDSLLQGAEGEAPTVSGIVEMEEESGP, from the exons ATGGACCAGAAAGAGGACCTCATTGATAAGGACCTCTCTCTGGTTGTGGTTTTGCCTGGGGGAATAGAAAAGATGACCACAGTCCATGGCAG CAAACCCCTGATGGATCTACTGGTGACGCTTTGTGCAACGTATCACCTGAACCCGTCGAGCCACACCTTAGAGCTGGTCACCGCcaacaggaacaacatcaaGCTCAAGCCCAACGCTCTCATAGGAACTTTAGATGCAGAAAAGATTATACTTAAACCTAAAGGCGAAGATAAAAATAAGAAGGCAAGTCCTCAAATGCCAGAG GCAACAGTTCGGATGGTGATAAACTACAGGAAGACCCAGAAAACAATACTGCGAGTTAATCCCAGAGTCCCCTTGGTCGAGCTGTTACCAGCGATATGTGAGAAATGTGAATTCGCCCAAGAGACCACAGTTCTGTTGAGAGATCTCCTGTCACTTGTGCCGCTGGACTTGACCAATTCTCTTAATGACTATGCATTAAGGGAGGTTTATGCAAGAGACACAAAAG GCATACCTGGTTCTCCTGTGTGTCCAGCCTTACCAGCTCATACAG GAATGGTCATGCCCGGCAAAGCTAAAAatcagaaggagaaagaaaacaaaggcCTCTTCAGCAAGTTTAGAAAAAGCAAGAAGAACTCTGACCAG GCCACGACGGCCAGTGCCCCGGCTTCTCCGGTGCTTGTGAGTAAGCCCCGACCTCTCAGCATGGCCTTACCCAGCACCAACACGTCTCCGCTCAGCTCTCCACTGAGCCCCAGCGACGGGCCCAAGAAGAGACGTGCACCCCTGCCTCCGGTCTTTTCGTTTCAGAGCGGCGCCTCGGACCTCAGCGCCCGCCGGAGAATCAACTCTGAACCCAACACCCAAGTGGACGGTGACCAG ATCGATTATGTATCTGAAGTGAATGCTGTCATGCAGGCGGCTGGTTTAAGTCGGGGGTCTTCGTCGGAGTCTTCCCTGAAGAGGACCAAACGCAaggcccccccgccccccaaaTCCCCGGGTGCTGTCGTCCCAGAGATGGCCCCTCTCGATGAAAATGTGCAAG GAGGTGCAGCTGCCAACACACTGGAGGAGAttatggagcaggaggagacgacTCCCCCGGTAATGACTGCAACTGCTGGTGATGCCCAGGGAGAGGACGGCAGCCTCAGTGCCTCTGCCGATGTTTCGCTGCAGTCTCCAGCCGCGGATCCTGAGATACCGGACCCAGTGCCGATGGAGAGCAGTGAGGAAGATCAGACCCGTGATCTGTCCTCAGATGGCAA TCAACTGCAGGGCACAGTGGATATTCCTGCAACAGTCAGTGATGTTACGACAACGGCTGACACAGTCTCATCTGAGCTGGCAGATACAA ACGATGGTCCAGGTAGAGTTGAAACTGTAATCCAGCAGCCAATCTGTGAAGAGTCTACGGCTCAAAGTGTTGAGGGGGATGGCCGCACTGAAGCCGTCAACGTCTCTCCGCCTGTGATGCAGGAGGCAGAAGCACAGGCCTCCGTTCAGGCAAACACTGAAACCCTCGGGGAGCAGGCTGACAGTTTGGAGAGCCCGGTGGCCATCAGCACATCACGCCCCGCTGGAGAGGATACTGAAGTGCAAACAGATTTCACACCgttccctccacctccaccgccacacacagaggaagttcCCTCTGTGGCTGACCCGCCGTGCGTCGAATCATCGGGGAAGCAAGAAATGGCCTCTTTGACGGAGGAGGTGGACCTGCCTGACCTCGAGAGACGCGCCTTATCCGACATCCCGGAGACCTCATCGCCTCAGGAGTCAGAACCGAGTGCCCCTGCCGCAACGAAGGCAGCAAATATTTATGCCACAGACTCTGAGCCAAAGCCCAAGCCTTCCAATGAGCTGACAAGGGACTACATCCCCAAGGTGGGGATGACAACGTACACCATCGTGCCTCAGAAATCTCTGGAGAAGCTGAGATATTTTGAAGTtgctctgacactggagttgccCCCCCCAGCTCCAGAAGAGGGACTTGATATTGGTTCTCttcagctggaggagagcaCAGCACCAGGGGACCAGACGGCGGACTCAAAGGAAAAAGGCGAGCTGCACCCGACTGCACCCAGGGAAGACTTACTGACTAGCACTGCTACTGCCCACGACACTGTTATTGGGGGTGCACCTGAATCTGCTCCTTCCCCTGAAAAGATCCCATCCCTTGCTAATGGGGCGTCTCAAACGGGTTCACCAACAGAGGTCAAGGAGATGAAAATTCCACCCGCAACTAAACCTAAACCCGGTTCTTTCCGCTTGCCACAGCATAAAAAAACACCTGGGTATTATGTaacttcagcagcagagaaaataattaGTACCAGTCCTGGCTATGGCCAGAGGGAGGCTCCAGGAGGTGTAGACAGAGCCGTGTCCctgccccctcctccctcacctcctgtGCAGTGTCAAGAGGAGACGACGGGGACCAGCAACGTCCAGCTGAGCCCGAATGGGGAAGACAAGAATGCAGCCATCATGCGTATGACAAGGCAAAGCAGTTTGCCTAGTAAAGAGCCAAGTTTGGGGATGAGCTTGGAAAAGTTGAGAAGCTTCGCAGCCGCCAGGCCCTATGCTCCTGTAAGCCCGTCCCGCTTTGCCCAGGCAGTGACCTCTGCAGTGAAAAGGAGCCGGTCCTTATCCCACGGACCAAAGTCACCTCAGTCGCCCCCGATCTCTCCGATTACAAATCGCCCGGCAGCCGTAGAGACAAAAGCATCGTCTCAGCTCAAG GACgaggaaaacaaagacagtGACAAAGACTCCCTTCTACAGGGAGCAGAGGGTGAAGCACCAACTGTTAGTGGGATTGTTGAAATGGAAGAAGAGAGCGGTCCATAG
- the cobll1b gene encoding cordon-bleu protein-like 1b isoform X1, translating to MEVDNCIDHRLHSCPRDCVKPMSFVMDDHGSLPHPRSSALRVSTKSKAPSPPGLKDLDSPGFSQWYPGNPHLTMDQKEDLIDKDLSLVVVLPGGIEKMTTVHGSKPLMDLLVTLCATYHLNPSSHTLELVTANRNNIKLKPNALIGTLDAEKIILKPKGEDKNKKASPQMPEATVRMVINYRKTQKTILRVNPRVPLVELLPAICEKCEFAQETTVLLRDLLSLVPLDLTNSLNDYALREVYARDTKGIPGSPVCPALPAHTGMVMPGKAKNQKEKENKGLFSKFRKSKKNSDQATTASAPASPVLVSKPRPLSMALPSTNTSPLSSPLSPSDGPKKRRAPLPPVFSFQSGASDLSARRRINSEPNTQVDGDQIDYVSEVNAVMQAAGLSRGSSSESSLKRTKRKAPPPPKSPGAVVPEMAPLDENVQGGAAANTLEEIMEQEETTPPVMTATAGDAQGEDGSLSASADVSLQSPAADPEIPDPVPMESSEEDQTRDLSSDGNQLQGTVDIPATVSDVTTTADTVSSELADTNDGPGRVETVIQQPICEESTAQSVEGDGRTEAVNVSPPVMQEAEAQASVQANTETLGEQADSLESPVAISTSRPAGEDTEVQTDFTPFPPPPPPHTEEVPSVADPPCVESSGKQEMASLTEEVDLPDLERRALSDIPETSSPQESEPSAPAATKAANIYATDSEPKPKPSNELTRDYIPKVGMTTYTIVPQKSLEKLRYFEVALTLELPPPAPEEGLDIGSLQLEESTAPGDQTADSKEKGELHPTAPREDLLTSTATAHDTVIGGAPESAPSPEKIPSLANGASQTGSPTEVKEMKIPPATKPKPGSFRLPQHKKTPGYYVTSAAEKIISTSPGYGQREAPGGVDRAVSLPPPPSPPVQCQEETTGTSNVQLSPNGEDKNAAIMRMTRQSSLPSKEPSLGMSLEKLRSFAAARPYAPVSPSRFAQAVTSAVKRSRSLSHGPKSPQSPPISPITNRPAAVETKASSQLKDEENKDSDKDSLLQGAEGEAPTVSGIVEMEEESGP from the exons ATGGAAGTGGACAACTGCATCGACCACCGACTGCATTCATG tcCGAGGGATTGTGTTAAACCTATGAGTTTCGTCATGGATGATCACGGATCCCTGCCCCATCCACGGAGCTCAGCTCTGAG GGTGTCGACCAAAAGCAAGGCACCGTCCCCACCAGGACTAAAGGATCTGGATTCCCCAGGTTTCTCTCAGTGGTACCCAGGAAACCCTCATTTAACCATGGACCAGAAAGAGGACCTCATTGATAAGGACCTCTCTCTGGTTGTGGTTTTGCCTGGGGGAATAGAAAAGATGACCACAGTCCATGGCAG CAAACCCCTGATGGATCTACTGGTGACGCTTTGTGCAACGTATCACCTGAACCCGTCGAGCCACACCTTAGAGCTGGTCACCGCcaacaggaacaacatcaaGCTCAAGCCCAACGCTCTCATAGGAACTTTAGATGCAGAAAAGATTATACTTAAACCTAAAGGCGAAGATAAAAATAAGAAGGCAAGTCCTCAAATGCCAGAG GCAACAGTTCGGATGGTGATAAACTACAGGAAGACCCAGAAAACAATACTGCGAGTTAATCCCAGAGTCCCCTTGGTCGAGCTGTTACCAGCGATATGTGAGAAATGTGAATTCGCCCAAGAGACCACAGTTCTGTTGAGAGATCTCCTGTCACTTGTGCCGCTGGACTTGACCAATTCTCTTAATGACTATGCATTAAGGGAGGTTTATGCAAGAGACACAAAAG GCATACCTGGTTCTCCTGTGTGTCCAGCCTTACCAGCTCATACAG GAATGGTCATGCCCGGCAAAGCTAAAAatcagaaggagaaagaaaacaaaggcCTCTTCAGCAAGTTTAGAAAAAGCAAGAAGAACTCTGACCAG GCCACGACGGCCAGTGCCCCGGCTTCTCCGGTGCTTGTGAGTAAGCCCCGACCTCTCAGCATGGCCTTACCCAGCACCAACACGTCTCCGCTCAGCTCTCCACTGAGCCCCAGCGACGGGCCCAAGAAGAGACGTGCACCCCTGCCTCCGGTCTTTTCGTTTCAGAGCGGCGCCTCGGACCTCAGCGCCCGCCGGAGAATCAACTCTGAACCCAACACCCAAGTGGACGGTGACCAG ATCGATTATGTATCTGAAGTGAATGCTGTCATGCAGGCGGCTGGTTTAAGTCGGGGGTCTTCGTCGGAGTCTTCCCTGAAGAGGACCAAACGCAaggcccccccgccccccaaaTCCCCGGGTGCTGTCGTCCCAGAGATGGCCCCTCTCGATGAAAATGTGCAAG GAGGTGCAGCTGCCAACACACTGGAGGAGAttatggagcaggaggagacgacTCCCCCGGTAATGACTGCAACTGCTGGTGATGCCCAGGGAGAGGACGGCAGCCTCAGTGCCTCTGCCGATGTTTCGCTGCAGTCTCCAGCCGCGGATCCTGAGATACCGGACCCAGTGCCGATGGAGAGCAGTGAGGAAGATCAGACCCGTGATCTGTCCTCAGATGGCAA TCAACTGCAGGGCACAGTGGATATTCCTGCAACAGTCAGTGATGTTACGACAACGGCTGACACAGTCTCATCTGAGCTGGCAGATACAA ACGATGGTCCAGGTAGAGTTGAAACTGTAATCCAGCAGCCAATCTGTGAAGAGTCTACGGCTCAAAGTGTTGAGGGGGATGGCCGCACTGAAGCCGTCAACGTCTCTCCGCCTGTGATGCAGGAGGCAGAAGCACAGGCCTCCGTTCAGGCAAACACTGAAACCCTCGGGGAGCAGGCTGACAGTTTGGAGAGCCCGGTGGCCATCAGCACATCACGCCCCGCTGGAGAGGATACTGAAGTGCAAACAGATTTCACACCgttccctccacctccaccgccacacacagaggaagttcCCTCTGTGGCTGACCCGCCGTGCGTCGAATCATCGGGGAAGCAAGAAATGGCCTCTTTGACGGAGGAGGTGGACCTGCCTGACCTCGAGAGACGCGCCTTATCCGACATCCCGGAGACCTCATCGCCTCAGGAGTCAGAACCGAGTGCCCCTGCCGCAACGAAGGCAGCAAATATTTATGCCACAGACTCTGAGCCAAAGCCCAAGCCTTCCAATGAGCTGACAAGGGACTACATCCCCAAGGTGGGGATGACAACGTACACCATCGTGCCTCAGAAATCTCTGGAGAAGCTGAGATATTTTGAAGTtgctctgacactggagttgccCCCCCCAGCTCCAGAAGAGGGACTTGATATTGGTTCTCttcagctggaggagagcaCAGCACCAGGGGACCAGACGGCGGACTCAAAGGAAAAAGGCGAGCTGCACCCGACTGCACCCAGGGAAGACTTACTGACTAGCACTGCTACTGCCCACGACACTGTTATTGGGGGTGCACCTGAATCTGCTCCTTCCCCTGAAAAGATCCCATCCCTTGCTAATGGGGCGTCTCAAACGGGTTCACCAACAGAGGTCAAGGAGATGAAAATTCCACCCGCAACTAAACCTAAACCCGGTTCTTTCCGCTTGCCACAGCATAAAAAAACACCTGGGTATTATGTaacttcagcagcagagaaaataattaGTACCAGTCCTGGCTATGGCCAGAGGGAGGCTCCAGGAGGTGTAGACAGAGCCGTGTCCctgccccctcctccctcacctcctgtGCAGTGTCAAGAGGAGACGACGGGGACCAGCAACGTCCAGCTGAGCCCGAATGGGGAAGACAAGAATGCAGCCATCATGCGTATGACAAGGCAAAGCAGTTTGCCTAGTAAAGAGCCAAGTTTGGGGATGAGCTTGGAAAAGTTGAGAAGCTTCGCAGCCGCCAGGCCCTATGCTCCTGTAAGCCCGTCCCGCTTTGCCCAGGCAGTGACCTCTGCAGTGAAAAGGAGCCGGTCCTTATCCCACGGACCAAAGTCACCTCAGTCGCCCCCGATCTCTCCGATTACAAATCGCCCGGCAGCCGTAGAGACAAAAGCATCGTCTCAGCTCAAG GACgaggaaaacaaagacagtGACAAAGACTCCCTTCTACAGGGAGCAGAGGGTGAAGCACCAACTGTTAGTGGGATTGTTGAAATGGAAGAAGAGAGCGGTCCATAG
- the cobll1b gene encoding cordon-bleu protein-like 1b isoform X2 → MEVDNCIDHRLHSCPRDCVKPMSFVMDDHGSLPHPRSSALRVSTKSKAPSPPGLKDLDSPGFSQWYPGNPHLTMDQKEDLIDKDLSLVVVLPGGIEKMTTVHGSKPLMDLLVTLCATYHLNPSSHTLELVTANRNNIKLKPNALIGTLDAEKIILKPKGEDKNKKASPQMPEATVRMVINYRKTQKTILRVNPRVPLVELLPAICEKCEFAQETTVLLRDLLSLVPLDLTNSLNDYALREVYARDTKGIPGSPVCPALPAHTGMVMPGKAKNQKEKENKGLFSKFRKSKKNSDQATTASAPASPVLVSKPRPLSMALPSTNTSPLSSPLSPSDGPKKRRAPLPPVFSFQSGASDLSARRRINSEPNTQVDGDQAAGLSRGSSSESSLKRTKRKAPPPPKSPGAVVPEMAPLDENVQGGAAANTLEEIMEQEETTPPVMTATAGDAQGEDGSLSASADVSLQSPAADPEIPDPVPMESSEEDQTRDLSSDGNQLQGTVDIPATVSDVTTTADTVSSELADTNDGPGRVETVIQQPICEESTAQSVEGDGRTEAVNVSPPVMQEAEAQASVQANTETLGEQADSLESPVAISTSRPAGEDTEVQTDFTPFPPPPPPHTEEVPSVADPPCVESSGKQEMASLTEEVDLPDLERRALSDIPETSSPQESEPSAPAATKAANIYATDSEPKPKPSNELTRDYIPKVGMTTYTIVPQKSLEKLRYFEVALTLELPPPAPEEGLDIGSLQLEESTAPGDQTADSKEKGELHPTAPREDLLTSTATAHDTVIGGAPESAPSPEKIPSLANGASQTGSPTEVKEMKIPPATKPKPGSFRLPQHKKTPGYYVTSAAEKIISTSPGYGQREAPGGVDRAVSLPPPPSPPVQCQEETTGTSNVQLSPNGEDKNAAIMRMTRQSSLPSKEPSLGMSLEKLRSFAAARPYAPVSPSRFAQAVTSAVKRSRSLSHGPKSPQSPPISPITNRPAAVETKASSQLKDEENKDSDKDSLLQGAEGEAPTVSGIVEMEEESGP, encoded by the exons ATGGAAGTGGACAACTGCATCGACCACCGACTGCATTCATG tcCGAGGGATTGTGTTAAACCTATGAGTTTCGTCATGGATGATCACGGATCCCTGCCCCATCCACGGAGCTCAGCTCTGAG GGTGTCGACCAAAAGCAAGGCACCGTCCCCACCAGGACTAAAGGATCTGGATTCCCCAGGTTTCTCTCAGTGGTACCCAGGAAACCCTCATTTAACCATGGACCAGAAAGAGGACCTCATTGATAAGGACCTCTCTCTGGTTGTGGTTTTGCCTGGGGGAATAGAAAAGATGACCACAGTCCATGGCAG CAAACCCCTGATGGATCTACTGGTGACGCTTTGTGCAACGTATCACCTGAACCCGTCGAGCCACACCTTAGAGCTGGTCACCGCcaacaggaacaacatcaaGCTCAAGCCCAACGCTCTCATAGGAACTTTAGATGCAGAAAAGATTATACTTAAACCTAAAGGCGAAGATAAAAATAAGAAGGCAAGTCCTCAAATGCCAGAG GCAACAGTTCGGATGGTGATAAACTACAGGAAGACCCAGAAAACAATACTGCGAGTTAATCCCAGAGTCCCCTTGGTCGAGCTGTTACCAGCGATATGTGAGAAATGTGAATTCGCCCAAGAGACCACAGTTCTGTTGAGAGATCTCCTGTCACTTGTGCCGCTGGACTTGACCAATTCTCTTAATGACTATGCATTAAGGGAGGTTTATGCAAGAGACACAAAAG GCATACCTGGTTCTCCTGTGTGTCCAGCCTTACCAGCTCATACAG GAATGGTCATGCCCGGCAAAGCTAAAAatcagaaggagaaagaaaacaaaggcCTCTTCAGCAAGTTTAGAAAAAGCAAGAAGAACTCTGACCAG GCCACGACGGCCAGTGCCCCGGCTTCTCCGGTGCTTGTGAGTAAGCCCCGACCTCTCAGCATGGCCTTACCCAGCACCAACACGTCTCCGCTCAGCTCTCCACTGAGCCCCAGCGACGGGCCCAAGAAGAGACGTGCACCCCTGCCTCCGGTCTTTTCGTTTCAGAGCGGCGCCTCGGACCTCAGCGCCCGCCGGAGAATCAACTCTGAACCCAACACCCAAGTGGACGGTGACCAG GCGGCTGGTTTAAGTCGGGGGTCTTCGTCGGAGTCTTCCCTGAAGAGGACCAAACGCAaggcccccccgccccccaaaTCCCCGGGTGCTGTCGTCCCAGAGATGGCCCCTCTCGATGAAAATGTGCAAG GAGGTGCAGCTGCCAACACACTGGAGGAGAttatggagcaggaggagacgacTCCCCCGGTAATGACTGCAACTGCTGGTGATGCCCAGGGAGAGGACGGCAGCCTCAGTGCCTCTGCCGATGTTTCGCTGCAGTCTCCAGCCGCGGATCCTGAGATACCGGACCCAGTGCCGATGGAGAGCAGTGAGGAAGATCAGACCCGTGATCTGTCCTCAGATGGCAA TCAACTGCAGGGCACAGTGGATATTCCTGCAACAGTCAGTGATGTTACGACAACGGCTGACACAGTCTCATCTGAGCTGGCAGATACAA ACGATGGTCCAGGTAGAGTTGAAACTGTAATCCAGCAGCCAATCTGTGAAGAGTCTACGGCTCAAAGTGTTGAGGGGGATGGCCGCACTGAAGCCGTCAACGTCTCTCCGCCTGTGATGCAGGAGGCAGAAGCACAGGCCTCCGTTCAGGCAAACACTGAAACCCTCGGGGAGCAGGCTGACAGTTTGGAGAGCCCGGTGGCCATCAGCACATCACGCCCCGCTGGAGAGGATACTGAAGTGCAAACAGATTTCACACCgttccctccacctccaccgccacacacagaggaagttcCCTCTGTGGCTGACCCGCCGTGCGTCGAATCATCGGGGAAGCAAGAAATGGCCTCTTTGACGGAGGAGGTGGACCTGCCTGACCTCGAGAGACGCGCCTTATCCGACATCCCGGAGACCTCATCGCCTCAGGAGTCAGAACCGAGTGCCCCTGCCGCAACGAAGGCAGCAAATATTTATGCCACAGACTCTGAGCCAAAGCCCAAGCCTTCCAATGAGCTGACAAGGGACTACATCCCCAAGGTGGGGATGACAACGTACACCATCGTGCCTCAGAAATCTCTGGAGAAGCTGAGATATTTTGAAGTtgctctgacactggagttgccCCCCCCAGCTCCAGAAGAGGGACTTGATATTGGTTCTCttcagctggaggagagcaCAGCACCAGGGGACCAGACGGCGGACTCAAAGGAAAAAGGCGAGCTGCACCCGACTGCACCCAGGGAAGACTTACTGACTAGCACTGCTACTGCCCACGACACTGTTATTGGGGGTGCACCTGAATCTGCTCCTTCCCCTGAAAAGATCCCATCCCTTGCTAATGGGGCGTCTCAAACGGGTTCACCAACAGAGGTCAAGGAGATGAAAATTCCACCCGCAACTAAACCTAAACCCGGTTCTTTCCGCTTGCCACAGCATAAAAAAACACCTGGGTATTATGTaacttcagcagcagagaaaataattaGTACCAGTCCTGGCTATGGCCAGAGGGAGGCTCCAGGAGGTGTAGACAGAGCCGTGTCCctgccccctcctccctcacctcctgtGCAGTGTCAAGAGGAGACGACGGGGACCAGCAACGTCCAGCTGAGCCCGAATGGGGAAGACAAGAATGCAGCCATCATGCGTATGACAAGGCAAAGCAGTTTGCCTAGTAAAGAGCCAAGTTTGGGGATGAGCTTGGAAAAGTTGAGAAGCTTCGCAGCCGCCAGGCCCTATGCTCCTGTAAGCCCGTCCCGCTTTGCCCAGGCAGTGACCTCTGCAGTGAAAAGGAGCCGGTCCTTATCCCACGGACCAAAGTCACCTCAGTCGCCCCCGATCTCTCCGATTACAAATCGCCCGGCAGCCGTAGAGACAAAAGCATCGTCTCAGCTCAAG GACgaggaaaacaaagacagtGACAAAGACTCCCTTCTACAGGGAGCAGAGGGTGAAGCACCAACTGTTAGTGGGATTGTTGAAATGGAAGAAGAGAGCGGTCCATAG